TCACCTGATCTCGTTTATGTTGCAAAATACAACTTGCCGCTTCTCGCATCTGTTGTTTACGGGCACACTAAACAACAGTCCAACCTCACGTTTTGCCCTTCCGCATTCTTGGGCCTCTTTCGTTGGATGCTTTGGCTCCATAAATACctgcaaaaatcaatttttctttccctctcgacaatggatggatggatattatagcTTGATTGTAATAAAGCATAttagagggcggcacggtaggcgtaatcttaaaaaaaaaaaaaaaaaaaatattttcagggAAAATCATGAAAGTgtttaaatcttaaaaaaaaaaaaaaaaacaaaaaaaacggaaaatttCAGGAAAAAATATCTGAAAACATAAATATCTCCAGAATAAAACAAGTgtttaaatcttaaaaatccatccatccattttcttgaccgcttattcctccgttcaaaacagacacttgactcaCAGTCATGACACCTTGTTAGGACATATGAGAGGCCATCAACAGCATCCTCTTTTcttcaagtttttctttttttttaatgttgcaaaTTGTAATTTTGAAGGTCTGCAGGATGCAGCGGCGGACACGAGCAAACTGGCGGTGACTCGCGTCATTGTCAAGAGTGAAGAAgccgaagatgatgatgatgatgattatgatgaggAAGAAGCGGCAGCCGAGTGGCCACATCCGGACGAGCGTCAACGTGAGGACGAGACGGCCGGCGGCCATTTGGCGCCGCTCGCCAACACGGAAAGCGACGAGCAAGACGAGCCGGAcggtgtcaaaaagagcttcaAGTGCCCTCAATGCCACAAAACGTTTTCCCAGCGCAAGAAGTTGACGAGACACGGCAGATGCCACGCGGGGGAAAAACCCATCGGCCTCTCCTTCCGCGGCGAGCGCTTCTCGCAAGGCCACGCCGGCGACAAACCCTTCTCGTGCTCCGTGTGCGGCATGACCTTCCGCTTCCACTCCACCTTCGTCAACCACACGCGGacgcacacgggcgagaagccCTTCGCCTGCCAGGCGTGCGGCGCCGCCTTCGGCGTCCACTCGTCGCTCCTGCGCCACATGCGCTCGCACGCCGGCGAGCGGCCCTTCGCCTGCGCCTTCTGCCAGAAAAAGTTCTCGCGCAAGGTCAACCTGCTGCGCCACACGCGGATCCACACGGGGGAGAAACCGTTCCCTTGCGCCGCCTGCCACATGACCTTCGGCTCTCGCTCCAAGCTGGCCAACCACGCGCGGACGCACACCGGGGAGAGACCGTTCGCCTGCTCGGCGTGCGGCAAGACCTTCGGCCAGAAGACGCACCTGCGCATCCACGCGGTGacgcacacgggcgagaagGCCTTCTCGTGCTCGGTGTGCGCGCAGGCCTTCTCGCTCAAGAGCAGCCTGGtgacgcacacgcgcacgcacacgggcGAGAAACCTTTCGGCTGCCAGCTGTGCCGGCAGCGCTTCGCCTACAAGTATCAGCTCAACAAACACGCGTGCGGCGCCGGCGAGACGACGCGCTTCGACATTTAGCTGGTCACAAAAGTTGGGGATACTCTTGCAAACTTTTCAAGGGCAACGCAAACAAAATTGACATTCGGGTCTAGCCACATTAgaaacatttcaaaaaaaaaaattccatctgaaaaaatgcacacaaattaactcatttgttcccaaaaggatataaatacgttctattttaaatggtttaagtgtcccaaagacgtatttatatgtttttttttgtttgtttctttgtttgttttatgctcgagcatacacaaggatttgatgcagcctctcaactgcagaaaaacggttgaagaaatggtagttgtttacacaaacggccagcaggtggcagcagagtataagagaccaggctcatgttggaaaaaagctCGATTACTCCAAATTCTAATTAGATTTATGAATAACGATGAaatgtagctatattctaatgctaatttcttcaaaacgcaaagttgttttttttctgatgaaagaagagacttgaatctttcttccatgttttaatagaacacaatattctgtgggccttgcaaaatcagtccaaatccagtcaaactgAAGTGgtttgcttctgtcaaaatggctgccagtcaatgagttaaaaatagtgTTGGAACGTCACTTTTCATATGTTTAGGTTTTCTTTGACAAGAAATATTTTGTCAGTTTTCATTTGTGTATTTGAGTCTTACAACATAGCAcacttttaaattaaaaaaaaaaaaatcctgaataatttacttttttaagttgtaaatgtattactaaaatgtcagacttgtttaaaaatgactttcaatgttaaaaaaaaaaaggtctttaaAACAAATTGTAAATTTGTTGCTGAATAtctggcattttattttatattcattaattaatcatttataaatgtaatcaaaaatggtcattttataaaactgaaaatgaattgcaatatttcaaaaatatgtatgccgtattttttttttatttaaaaagagaattaagtcgtgtttatatttaaaattgtagaTAATTTCAATGTTACAAAAATCgcttatttaaataattattaacataaacatgttgcatgaaaacattgttttgactttttttttcctaaaatggcCCAAGTtgctcaaaaatgaaaatacagttTTCATGGGTGATTTTCTACAAGCTGTAACAAagtcaaaatatgttttaaaagaaaggacaaggcacaaatactttaaattacaaaaattattaatgtattttcgtttatttttttatgaacgtGAGTACAGAAATGaagaccttttttttctcaaactttTGAGTGCGTGTTTCCTGTTCAATTGTGTAAGAACATGAAATTGTCTGGGGACTCCCCAACCTTTGTGCAGTagtgtatatatttatacgtaatcgtaaatatttatatttatgtaatcTATAGCAATAGAAAGCAAATGAAATGTCTTGTTATATAATACTAGTAcaatataatgaaataaaagtctgACAAGTGTCACTGTTGTGCTTTGCATGATTCTGTCACACCAAAgaagtatttattattataataaaaaagttttttttttttttttttaaacacgtcaaTGAGCCATTACATGACGAGACAGTTGAAAGTTTAGTGAGTAAAaagttgaatttttgttttggctTCAAGGCTTGTAGAtgacatgaaatgaaaaatagctaaatagtacttttgataatggcaatttttttaaattgttcatAAAATACATATCTTCTGTACAAcagacaataaaatgaatttaaataaatacataaatgaaacaGGAAAATTCCCAATCAAAACGTGTTTGTTTCACAGTAAAAATGACCGAATTACAATCAAATGACTTTTTCGGTTTCGATATTGAATTTCGCTCTGTTGTCGGCGGTCGATGTTATTGTAAACTGAGCAattgtgccacctgctggccaatcTTGTGTGTTCAGGCCTCGTCAACGAGTTGACTTGATTGGAAGCAGGTGCGCGCTTGCTGACGCGCGAAAGTTGGCAGGAAAATGTTTGCTTGACTGCGGTTTTATTTTAGGTGAGCGACTAAATCCTCGAACAAGTAAGTGAAAGCAACTCGTCATGATGACTTTTAATGGGAGCTTGAATGAGGAAATTCATTGTTGGGCGATTAGTTTGAGCTTTTAGCTTCCAACGGCGACCTCCAAACTGACTTGGAGTGATTGATTGAGTGCAACTAAATGACCAAGTGAATtgagaaaataatgaaaagcGTTGGGGAGATTACGTCATTTACAATTTTTATAATCCATTATATTGTTGGGgaaaatatgtaattaaatTACACTTGACTTCCTGCTTCGAATTTCGACCTTTGCGGTTTTCTTTTTCACCCCCAACATGACCTCgaagcgccaccttgtggtgcAATCTATTAGTTAGtctgaaaaaaatcaattttctctTCAACGATTTCAtcttaatcattttaaaacgtTTATGGAAAATTATTTCAGATGATCATTGGTCGATTGAtgatagtttttgttttcttaaactATTCAAAATGAGGAtccagagggaaaaaaagttattgaTAGTAATTTtaacatccgcctcccagttctgaggactcgggttcaagtccaggctcggaccttcctgggtggagtttgcatgttctccccgtgcccgcgtgggtcttttccgggtactcgggtctccgcccacattccaaagacatgcatggcagattatttgtgcgctcccaattgtcccgtcggtgtgcttgtgtgcgatTGGCCGGCGACGGGTCCAGGGTGTaataaccccgcctactgcccagagccagctgagataggcgccagcaccccccgcgacccttgtgaggaagaagcggtcaagaaaatggatggatggataattttctTCAGTTTCgtgtcagttttacagtaaacgaCAACTGGGAGTGCTaaacgcttgaagcaagcaCACTTGGTCGATTATTTGCAGTACTGCACAAATTCTATCTCGTTTCTTGACAGCAAGAGTGAGAAAAGATGCTCAAGAATGATTTGCAAAACAACGACGGAATCAGGTTATCCTCGACGGAGTCTCTCTCTCGTTGATTGATTGCACGCGAGTCGGGATGGAATCGTCTGCGACGACGACAAATACATCAGCTGGAGCTGCTTGCAAGTGTTTGAGCGCTGCTGCACTTGTGCTTCTTCACTTGATAGCGGTACATCAACTTCTTTCCGCACACGTTGCAACTGAAGGGTTTCTCTCCCGTATGCTTCCGGCCGTGTTTTGTTAACGTGCCTTTGAGAGCAAATGTTTCCCCGCAAACGGAGCAGGCGAAAGGTTTTTCCCCCGTGTGCTTGCGGCCGTGCTTCCTCAGCGTGTTCTTCAGCGAGAACGTTTCCCCGCAAACGGAGCAGgcgaaaggtttttccccagtgtgcgtCCGCATGTGCGGCGCCACGTGGGCCTTCTGCGAGAATCTGTGGCCGCAAACGGAGCAGGCGAAGGGTTTCTCGCCCGTGTGCGTCCTCATGTGCCGGACCAGCGTGGACTGAACGGCGAAGGCGTCGCTGCACACAGAGCAGGAGAAGATTTTCTCGCCGGTGTGCGTCCGGACGTGCGCCGTCAAGCTCCTCTTCCTGGAGAAGCGTTTGGGGCAGAGCGAGCATGAGAAGGGCTTCTCGTTGGTGTGCGTCTTCATGTGCTGGATGAGCGTGGAGCTGACGCCAAAGCTGAGGAGGCACACGGAGCAGGAGAAGGGTTTCTCCCCCGTGTGCGTCCGCCTGTGCGCGATCAAATGAGCCCTTTGCGAGAAGCGTCTCGTGCAAAAGGAGCAGGGGAAGGGTTTCTCGCCCGTGTGCGTTCTCACGTGTTGCGTCAAGGCCGGGCGCGAGGCGAAACTGGCGCTGCACACCGAGCAGGAGaagggtttctctccagtgtgtgtcctCGCGTGCGTCCTCAAGTTGGATTTGGAGGAAAACGACTGAGCGCAAAATGAGCAGGAGAAAGTTTTTGCTCCGCTGTGCGTTTTGGCGTGACGCCTCCAATTGCCCTTCAGGGTGAACCTTTGGCCACAAAGCGAGCAGCCGAAGGGTTTTTCTCCGGTGTGGCTTCGCACGCGTCTCGTCAAATGCGTCGCGTCGTCGAAGCTTTTGCGGCAGTGCGAGCACTCGAGTTGCGTGCGGCGCCT
Above is a genomic segment from Festucalex cinctus isolate MCC-2025b chromosome 4, RoL_Fcin_1.0, whole genome shotgun sequence containing:
- the LOC144018143 gene encoding uncharacterized protein LOC144018143 isoform X3, coding for MADKEEATKVEQVWSAEEADKVAVTDVIVKSEDQEDELEEAGGRQAEDRAAGATINADGKDFQCPQCHKSFAYEGNLKRHTRRRTQLECSHCRKSFDDATHLTRRVRSHTGEKPFGCSLCGQRFTLKGNWRRHAKTHSGAKTFSCSFCAQSFSSKSNLRTHARTHTGEKPFSCSVCSASFASRPALTQHVRTHTGEKPFPCSFCTRRFSQRAHLIAHRRTHTGEKPFSCSVCLLSFGVSSTLIQHMKTHTNEKPFSCSLCPKRFSRKRSLTAHVRTHTGEKIFSCSVCSDAFAVQSTLVRHMRTHTGEKPFACSVCGHRFSQKAHVAPHMRTHTGEKPFACSVCGETFSLKNTLRKHGRKHTGEKPFACSVCGETFALKGTLTKHGRKHTGEKPFSCNVCGKKLMYRYQVKKHKCSSAQTLASSSS
- the LOC144018143 gene encoding uncharacterized protein LOC144018143 isoform X1 translates to MCKVKMLRALVNQRLNAAMEEIFAALERTISEYEDELCRTKEENLRQRQLLDAFCKPQVDSNAPADGHQQDVPSGQQKWSSRVEAQDQLEPPHMADKEEATKVEQVWSAEEADKVAVTDVIVKSEDQEDELEEAGGRQAEDRAAGATINADGKDFQCPQCHKSFAYEGNLKRHTRRRTQLECSHCRKSFDDATHLTRRVRSHTGEKPFGCSLCGQRFTLKGNWRRHAKTHSGAKTFSCSFCAQSFSSKSNLRTHARTHTGEKPFSCSVCSASFASRPALTQHVRTHTGEKPFPCSFCTRRFSQRAHLIAHRRTHTGEKPFSCSVCLLSFGVSSTLIQHMKTHTNEKPFSCSLCPKRFSRKRSLTAHVRTHTGEKIFSCSVCSDAFAVQSTLVRHMRTHTGEKPFACSVCGHRFSQKAHVAPHMRTHTGEKPFACSVCGETFSLKNTLRKHGRKHTGEKPFACSVCGETFALKGTLTKHGRKHTGEKPFSCNVCGKKLMYRYQVKKHKCSSAQTLASSSS
- the LOC144018143 gene encoding uncharacterized protein LOC144018143 isoform X2 translates to MCKVKMLRALVNQRLNAAMEEIFAALERTISEYEDELCRTKEENLRQRQLLDAFCKPQVDSNAPDGHQQDVPSGQQKWSSRVEAQDQLEPPHMADKEEATKVEQVWSAEEADKVAVTDVIVKSEDQEDELEEAGGRQAEDRAAGATINADGKDFQCPQCHKSFAYEGNLKRHTRRRTQLECSHCRKSFDDATHLTRRVRSHTGEKPFGCSLCGQRFTLKGNWRRHAKTHSGAKTFSCSFCAQSFSSKSNLRTHARTHTGEKPFSCSVCSASFASRPALTQHVRTHTGEKPFPCSFCTRRFSQRAHLIAHRRTHTGEKPFSCSVCLLSFGVSSTLIQHMKTHTNEKPFSCSLCPKRFSRKRSLTAHVRTHTGEKIFSCSVCSDAFAVQSTLVRHMRTHTGEKPFACSVCGHRFSQKAHVAPHMRTHTGEKPFACSVCGETFSLKNTLRKHGRKHTGEKPFACSVCGETFALKGTLTKHGRKHTGEKPFSCNVCGKKLMYRYQVKKHKCSSAQTLASSSS